One window of Rhizobium leguminosarum genomic DNA carries:
- a CDS encoding DUF1737 domain-containing protein has translation MKLYRFLTGPDDASFCHKVTAALNKGWSLEGSPTYAFNAATGAMQCGQAVVKTVEGKDYHPEVKLSEQ, from the coding sequence ATGAAACTCTACCGCTTCCTGACCGGTCCCGACGATGCTTCCTTCTGCCACAAGGTCACCGCCGCCCTCAACAAGGGCTGGTCACTGGAGGGCTCGCCGACCTATGCCTTCAATGCCGCGACCGGCGCGATGCAGTGCGGCCAGGCCGTCGTCAAGACCGTCGAAGGCAAGGATTACCATCCCGAGGTGAAGCTCTCCGAGCAATAG
- a CDS encoding metallopeptidase family protein translates to MARIDQSDDWRDRHAPTISAFESLAMEAYSHLPEEFRRLTTNLTIEIEDFPDDDVFEDMALETPFDLLGLFEGRGISERFTVETGEMPNRIRLYRRPILDYWAENDETLGDIITHVLIHEIGHHFGLSDDDMERIEESAEEAADR, encoded by the coding sequence ATGGCCCGCATAGACCAGAGCGATGATTGGCGGGACCGCCATGCGCCGACAATCAGCGCCTTCGAGTCGCTGGCCATGGAGGCCTACAGCCATCTGCCGGAAGAATTCCGCCGGCTGACCACCAACCTGACGATCGAGATCGAAGATTTCCCCGATGACGACGTGTTCGAGGACATGGCGCTGGAAACCCCTTTCGATCTGCTTGGTCTTTTCGAGGGCAGGGGCATTTCCGAACGTTTCACAGTGGAAACCGGCGAGATGCCCAACCGCATCCGCCTCTACCGGCGGCCCATTCTCGATTACTGGGCTGAGAATGACGAGACGCTCGGCGACATCATCACCCACGTCCTGATCCACGAGATCGGCCACCATTTCGGGCTGAGCGACGATGATATGGAGCGGATCGAGGAAAGCGCCGAGGAAGCCGCTGATCGCTAG
- a CDS encoding ImuA family protein has translation MAQHALARERLFALRETIARLEGKPAPALAAAERETMAEGGKTPRRCILPPLTFGAECLDEALEGGLPLDAITEFRSVLSRDAGAASGLAMAVAARLQKQEADAGRLSPFLWIGDAVGTLEAGRPYAPGLQDFGLSPERFLHAAPRKLDEALWLVETAVESAAFSAVIFEVRGNPAHFGLTESRRLSLRARAARRPLFIVRQAGAEEASSAAFRLHVEPAPSGLRPLPEGSKLSGSIGNPIFRLTLEKSRNPAPLSFFLEWNPHEREFLPVADPNLVRPSGEQSAHSGAQLPASANGPHRPQAVGALLAFERAS, from the coding sequence ATGGCGCAGCACGCCTTGGCGCGCGAGCGGCTTTTTGCGCTCCGCGAAACCATCGCCAGACTGGAGGGGAAGCCCGCGCCGGCGCTTGCGGCGGCCGAGCGGGAAACCATGGCGGAAGGCGGCAAGACGCCCCGGAGATGCATTCTGCCGCCGCTGACGTTTGGGGCGGAATGTCTTGATGAGGCGCTGGAAGGCGGTCTACCGCTCGATGCAATCACCGAATTCCGCTCCGTTTTGTCTCGCGATGCAGGTGCTGCCAGCGGGCTGGCAATGGCTGTCGCCGCGCGGCTGCAGAAGCAGGAAGCGGATGCCGGCAGGCTTTCGCCGTTCCTGTGGATCGGCGATGCTGTCGGCACGCTGGAGGCCGGTCGTCCCTATGCTCCCGGGCTTCAGGATTTTGGACTGAGCCCGGAGCGGTTTCTCCATGCGGCGCCGCGCAAGCTGGACGAGGCGCTCTGGCTGGTGGAGACGGCGGTGGAAAGCGCTGCTTTTTCGGCCGTCATTTTCGAAGTGCGCGGCAATCCCGCTCATTTCGGCCTGACCGAAAGCCGCAGGCTCAGTCTTCGGGCGCGTGCTGCCCGCCGTCCGCTCTTTATTGTCCGTCAAGCCGGAGCGGAGGAGGCGAGCAGCGCGGCCTTCCGTCTGCATGTCGAACCGGCCCCGTCCGGTCTGCGGCCATTGCCTGAGGGATCGAAGCTTTCCGGCAGCATCGGCAATCCGATTTTCCGTCTCACGCTGGAGAAGAGCCGCAATCCGGCCCCGCTCTCCTTTTTTCTGGAGTGGAACCCCCATGAACGCGAATTTCTCCCTGTCGCCGACCCAAACCTCGTTCGTCCTTCAGGCGAACAGTCAGCGCATTCTGGCGCTCAGCTTCCCGCATCTGCCAACGGACCGCATCGCCCGCAGGCGGTGGGGGCTCTCCTGGCGTTCGAAAGGGCGTCCTGA